The following are from one region of the Salvia hispanica cultivar TCC Black 2014 chromosome 1, UniMelb_Shisp_WGS_1.0, whole genome shotgun sequence genome:
- the LOC125190429 gene encoding receptor-like protein 43, with protein MEYLDLSNNQFNGQIKEFPIENQSTLFWLDLSGNRIGGPIPNFFFQLPNLFFLWLSDNLFNDTFQLNKIRTLTILSMLSLSNNNLSVDTTNVSSSSHGYPNLQVLQMSLCNLYDFPDLRNASYLSNLDLSNNRLRGDIPSWIWEIKEIYLDLSFNLLTGLKKLPISPNFSDSIILLANNQLTPTNEVTLTVKGIEVWPDFTSVDMSSNRFEVEIQGAIGNLSSLYLLNLSHNSLSDAIPRSLGALTELGSLDLSENMLTGTIPWELTKLSFLSILNVSYNDLKGMIPTGRQFQTFSADLFEGNAGLCGFPLNKSFSSPHEPGSTPYESKDEEIEWEYVFVASVYVVGIGSVAWTLLFCRRLRERYFLEDRRGC; from the coding sequence ATGGAGTATCTTGATCTATCCAACAACCAATTCAATGGTCAAATAAAAGAATTCCCCATTGAAAACCAGTCTACCCTTTTTTGGCTAGATTTGAGTGGTAATAGGATTGGAGGTCCTATTCCTAACTTCTTCTTCCAACTTCCAAACTTGTTCTTTCTCTGGCTTTCTGACAACTTGTTCAATGACACTTTTCAACTGAATAAGATTCGAACTCTTACAATTCTTTCAATGCTTAGTCTTTCTAACAACAACTTGTCAGTTGACACAACCAACGTGAGTTCAAGTTCGCATGGATATCCCAATTTACAGGTGTTACAAATGTCATTATGCAATTTGTACGATTTCCCAGACCTTAGAAATGCATCCTATTTGTCGAATTTGGACCTCTCAAACAATCGTTTGCGAGGGGATATTCCTAGTTGGATTTGGGAAATCAAAGAGATATATTTGGATCTTTCTTTTAATCTTCTGACAGGTTTGAAAAAGCTTCccatctctccaaattttAGTGATTCTATTATCTTGCTCGCGAACAATCAACTAACTCCTACAAATGAGGTGACATTAACGGTTAAAGGGATTGAGGTTTGGCCCGACTTCACGTCCGTTGATATGTCTTCCAATCGTTTTGAAGTAGAAATACAGGGCGCAATTGGTAATCTTAGCTCACTCTATCTTCTCAATTTATCCCACAACTCTCTCAGTGATGCAATCCCGAGATCATTGGGTGCCTTGACAGAGCTTGGGTCGCTCGACCTCTCTGAAAACATGCTCACCGGGACAATACCTTGGGAGCTCACGAAACTATCTTTTCTGTCAATCTTGAATGTATCTTACAATGATCTGAAAGGGATGATCCCAACTGGTCGTCAGTTCCAAACGTTTTCGGCTGATTTGTTTGAAGGAAACGCAGGGTTATGTGGTTTCCCACTCAACAAAAGTTTCAGCAGCCCTCATGAACCTGGCTCAACACCATATGAATCGAAAGATGAGGAGATTGAGTGGGAATATGTGTTTGTTGCTTCTGTTTATGTTGTGGGAATAGGAAGCGTCGCATGGACACTGTTATTTTGCAGAAGGTTGAGAGAAAGATACTTTTTAGAAGATAGAAGAGGTTGCTGA